A genome region from Chloroherpetonaceae bacterium includes the following:
- a CDS encoding cytochrome c oxidase subunit 3 family protein: protein MNATLHTPADEPMAHHASHHAHPPYLAHHFAEPEQQLEAAKMGMWVFLMTEILLFGGVFCAYVIYRGLNAEMFHSAHKLLSIPLGATNTFILMASTIAMTFAIHAMQLGKRQQAVWLLVFTLLCAAVFLGIKYVEYSHKFHLGLLPGVYYSYDGSEGEIVGKNPHIFFGIYFAMTGIHALHVIAGMLAITWVLVRTLQGEFSAEYYTPLEMTGLYWHLVDIIWIFVFTLLYLVG from the coding sequence ATGAACGCCACACTTCACACACCGGCCGATGAGCCAATGGCTCACCACGCTTCACATCACGCACACCCGCCATATCTAGCGCATCATTTCGCAGAGCCTGAGCAGCAGCTTGAAGCTGCTAAGATGGGAATGTGGGTTTTCCTAATGACGGAAATCCTGCTCTTCGGTGGCGTCTTCTGTGCATATGTGATTTACCGTGGGCTAAATGCTGAAATGTTCCATAGTGCGCACAAGCTGCTGAGCATTCCGCTGGGCGCAACAAATACCTTCATCTTGATGGCAAGCACGATTGCAATGACCTTTGCAATTCACGCAATGCAGCTTGGCAAGCGTCAGCAAGCGGTGTGGCTCCTCGTCTTTACACTGCTTTGCGCTGCGGTCTTCTTGGGCATCAAGTATGTGGAGTATTCGCACAAGTTTCATCTGGGACTTTTGCCCGGTGTCTATTATAGCTACGATGGCTCTGAGGGCGAAATCGTGGGCAAAAATCCACACATCTTTTTCGGCATTTACTTTGCCATGACAGGCATTCACGCCTTGCACGTGATTGCGGGAATGCTGGCAATTACATGGGTACTGGTGCGCACGCTGCAAGGGGAGTTCTCTGCCGAATACTACACGCCACTTGAAATGACAGGATTATACTGGCACTTGGTCGATATCATCTGGATCTTCGTCTTCACCTTACTGTATCTGGTTGGGTGA
- a CDS encoding cytochrome C oxidase subunit IV family protein, whose protein sequence is MSVQAKSSHPIVPAKTYFIVSVVLVLLTVVAIVVSQLNWGGFGTAIVIGAAVMNAALVAGFFMHLRYDNKFFAGIFIVSLIALGFLLAFILIDTNSRQGMYDYTMQEIKRGANLKEVKQRNEARDKPASPAKK, encoded by the coding sequence ATGAGCGTGCAAGCAAAATCGTCGCATCCTATCGTGCCCGCAAAAACCTACTTTATTGTTAGCGTTGTCTTAGTGCTACTGACCGTAGTAGCGATTGTGGTCTCGCAGCTAAACTGGGGCGGGTTTGGCACAGCCATCGTTATTGGTGCAGCCGTAATGAATGCCGCACTGGTAGCCGGGTTTTTTATGCATCTGCGTTATGACAATAAGTTCTTTGCGGGCATATTCATCGTTTCTCTAATTGCGCTAGGTTTCCTGCTGGCTTTTATCTTGATTGACACCAACAGCCGACAAGGAATGTATGACTACACTATGCAGGAAATTAAGCGTGGGGCGAATCTCAAAGAAGTAAAACAGCGCAATGAAGCTCGAGACAAGCCAGCATCACCAGCTAAGAAATGA
- a CDS encoding COX15/CtaA family protein yields the protein MKLETSQHHQLRNEEQRRIRTLYRFALAATVATYLLIFAGGLVRVSGAGMGCPDWPKCYGMWIPPTDASQLKPPYDPAAFNATLTWIEYINRLMGVLVGLMIVATLGYAVWRFWRVPRFVVPALVATGLVAVQGWLGKIVVKTDLNPFVVTLHLSLALVIVCTLIYLTVQTYSAMQKEQSESQRTETLSAAGLWLFAMLQLMLGTQVREKLEWLSRNFPLFTEAEWLEQVGWIGKVHGATGLLLTLLTWWVGYKLLSENKTFTSLAQRCLLTMMALSLAEVVVGLSLVWIGIPAVMQVFHQWIASLYVGAAFTLTTWFYLTEGKAIELSVQRKEAVA from the coding sequence ATGAAGCTCGAGACAAGCCAGCATCACCAGCTAAGAAATGAGGAACAGAGACGCATTAGAACGCTGTATCGCTTTGCGCTGGCTGCAACTGTAGCGACATACCTGCTCATTTTTGCGGGTGGCTTGGTGCGCGTCTCTGGTGCTGGAATGGGCTGCCCAGACTGGCCGAAGTGCTATGGAATGTGGATTCCACCGACTGACGCCAGTCAACTTAAGCCCCCATATGACCCCGCAGCCTTTAACGCTACGCTGACTTGGATTGAGTATATCAATCGCCTGATGGGGGTCTTAGTGGGGCTGATGATTGTTGCTACGCTGGGCTACGCAGTCTGGCGATTTTGGCGTGTGCCGCGCTTTGTAGTGCCAGCACTGGTTGCAACAGGACTGGTTGCCGTGCAAGGCTGGCTGGGGAAAATCGTGGTGAAGACCGACCTCAATCCGTTTGTGGTTACGCTGCATCTTTCACTTGCGCTCGTAATTGTTTGCACACTAATCTACCTAACTGTGCAAACCTACTCCGCTATGCAGAAAGAGCAAAGTGAAAGCCAAAGAACTGAGACGCTCTCCGCGGCAGGTCTATGGCTCTTTGCAATGCTGCAGCTAATGCTGGGCACGCAAGTGCGTGAAAAGCTCGAGTGGCTCTCGCGAAACTTTCCGCTTTTTACCGAAGCGGAATGGCTAGAACAAGTTGGTTGGATCGGCAAGGTGCATGGTGCAACTGGATTGTTGCTAACGCTGCTGACGTGGTGGGTAGGCTATAAGCTGCTCTCCGAAAACAAAACATTTACCAGCTTGGCACAGCGATGCCTGCTTACAATGATGGCGCTTTCACTGGCGGAAGTAGTGGTCGGGCTGTCGCTGGTTTGGATTGGCATTCCAGCGGTGATGCAAGTCTTTCACCAGTGGATAGCAAGCCTCTACGTCGGTGCTGCATTTACCCTAACCACTTGGTTTTACCTCACTGAGGGGAAAGCGATTGAACTCTCTGTCCAGAGAAAAGAGGCAGTAGCCTAG
- a CDS encoding sugar transferase — protein MLKPETTQRLLTLLLDFVAFNVAFFLYYFFRQSVPFAAFTEQAPMIFLPMLTIVVYWLLIFWLFGLYRDWRFSSRYEEAVTVIKALSFGTLLLFILIFADDVSEPPELANAPSRSSRFGAALYWAALCATVPVGRLVQRSYQRRLLVHSGIGRRRAVIIGTGSRAASLAADIAAHPALGLDIVGFIKECKSAPVLASLHTLGELDDLETIFAKHHVSEVIIAAQSSRHEELLRIIGCCEGKNVGIKILPDMYDILSGAARTTQIYGTPLIELSPPLLSPFAENVKRLFDICFSLAVLILFSPVLLLLALIVWIDTKASPIYTQTRVGRHGRHFTIYKFRSMHKDAENGVPLLTQKDDARITPFGKFLRKYRLDELPQFWNVLIGDMSVVGPRPERPYFVEQLKAIAPHYARLHRVRPGVTSWGQVKFGYASSIEEMLERMKYDLFYIENMSLMMDFKILLATIYVIFAGRGR, from the coding sequence ATGCTCAAACCCGAAACCACCCAACGCCTGCTGACGCTGCTACTGGATTTCGTTGCTTTCAATGTTGCTTTTTTCCTCTACTACTTTTTTCGCCAGTCTGTCCCTTTTGCGGCTTTCACGGAGCAAGCGCCAATGATTTTTCTCCCAATGCTGACAATTGTCGTCTATTGGCTACTTATCTTCTGGCTTTTTGGGCTATACCGTGACTGGCGCTTTAGCTCACGCTATGAAGAAGCGGTTACAGTGATCAAGGCACTTTCTTTCGGCACCCTTCTGCTTTTCATCTTGATTTTTGCCGATGATGTTAGTGAGCCGCCTGAACTTGCCAATGCCCCTTCCCGTTCTTCTCGTTTTGGAGCTGCGCTGTATTGGGCTGCGCTATGTGCTACAGTGCCAGTGGGTCGGCTGGTGCAGCGCAGCTATCAGCGTCGGCTGCTTGTGCACTCGGGCATTGGTCGTCGCCGTGCAGTGATTATCGGCACAGGGTCTCGTGCTGCATCACTTGCTGCAGATATTGCAGCACATCCTGCATTAGGGTTGGACATTGTAGGCTTCATCAAAGAGTGCAAAAGTGCTCCTGTTTTAGCTTCACTGCACACACTCGGTGAATTAGACGACCTTGAGACAATCTTTGCTAAGCACCACGTCTCGGAAGTGATTATTGCAGCACAATCATCTCGGCACGAAGAGCTCTTGCGTATTATCGGCTGCTGCGAAGGCAAAAATGTGGGCATTAAGATTTTGCCTGATATGTATGACATTCTTTCTGGCGCAGCGCGCACCACGCAGATTTATGGCACGCCGCTCATTGAGCTTTCTCCACCTCTGCTTTCCCCCTTTGCAGAAAATGTGAAACGCCTCTTTGACATTTGCTTCTCGCTTGCTGTGCTTATTCTGTTTTCCCCTGTGCTGCTCCTTCTTGCTCTGATTGTCTGGATTGACACCAAAGCCTCGCCGATTTACACGCAGACGCGTGTTGGGCGACACGGACGGCACTTTACAATCTACAAGTTTCGCTCAATGCACAAAGATGCAGAAAATGGCGTGCCTTTGCTGACGCAAAAAGACGATGCGCGCATCACACCGTTTGGCAAGTTCCTCCGCAAGTATCGGCTCGATGAACTGCCGCAGTTTTGGAATGTGCTTATTGGCGATATGTCCGTTGTCGGACCTCGCCCTGAGCGTCCATACTTCGTTGAGCAGCTTAAAGCTATTGCACCGCATTATGCGCGCCTGCATCGCGTCCGCCCGGGTGTAACGAGTTGGGGACAGGTAAAATTTGGCTACGCTTCCAGCATTGAAGAAATGCTCGAGCGAATGAAGTATGACCTCTTCTACATTGAGAATATGAGCCTGATGATGGATTTCAAAATCTTATTGGCAACGATTTACGTGATTTTTGCTGGTCGTGGACGGTAG